A stretch of the Oenococcus sp. UCMA 16435 genome encodes the following:
- a CDS encoding acetyltransferase — protein sequence MKRDSRKSSFIPGIEGLRAFSVIGVILFHLWPKIFAGGFAGVTVFFVISGFLMTRIILNEFYERGRFQIKRFYSRRFWRLYPAFIVMIFLTTAILTVAFPEGLFGIRGSLLSNIFYVNNWYQIANSLSYFAASAHWSVFTHLWSLSVEAQFYLFWPLLLSFILYFGDKRWQFALIVPTIFVLVSAALFAILYSPISTNRAYYGTDTRVFSFIIGGIVAIFMSLAASPYCPKQITRIRSFLNKASAYLISLSFFGLIALFILANGVQAWVYYFGMLLLSIFTAILIFYLSSSPQSEFGLLMGNRCFRYIGSRSYSIYLYQLPIMMIIERIFPVASLSGDLFRSLISVLIILIVSELSYRLIEMPFRHGFIFHSTKLVFNWKTILSIVIAVFAIGGTASGFVSKNAVRSKDADQLQRKLNRSSKMIDKQNSKAVQERKSSSSTASVSSIADSHEQQLASIFGTNSKNIHKVESLNITAIGDSVLLDVGPDIQWVMPKTIVNAKVGRHTLDAINILRHLKKEGKLDPIILMIIGTNGEISAQNIQEVRSIAGSRQVYWVNSFSGGKPWEGPNNQLLNEASKKDRRLHIIDWYDSARSHPEWFSPDGIHPQRTGNRIMTTMIINSIASNTK from the coding sequence ATGAAGAGGGATAGTAGAAAAAGTAGTTTTATTCCAGGCATTGAAGGCTTAAGGGCTTTTTCGGTTATTGGGGTAATTCTTTTTCATTTGTGGCCAAAAATATTTGCGGGTGGTTTTGCCGGTGTGACGGTCTTTTTTGTTATCTCTGGTTTTTTGATGACAAGAATTATTCTTAATGAATTTTATGAACGGGGTCGTTTTCAAATCAAACGTTTTTATTCACGGCGTTTTTGGCGTTTGTATCCGGCTTTTATCGTAATGATATTCTTAACAACTGCTATTTTAACGGTTGCTTTTCCTGAGGGGCTATTTGGAATTAGAGGATCATTATTAAGCAATATATTTTATGTTAATAATTGGTACCAAATTGCTAATTCGCTTTCCTATTTTGCTGCCAGCGCCCACTGGTCGGTTTTTACTCATCTTTGGTCACTTTCTGTCGAAGCACAATTTTATTTGTTTTGGCCGCTTCTTTTATCATTTATTCTTTATTTCGGTGATAAACGTTGGCAATTCGCTTTAATTGTTCCAACTATTTTTGTTCTGGTTTCTGCTGCTCTGTTTGCGATTTTGTACTCGCCGATTTCGACTAATCGTGCCTACTATGGAACAGACACAAGAGTTTTTTCGTTCATTATTGGAGGAATTGTTGCTATTTTTATGTCTTTGGCCGCTTCTCCTTATTGTCCCAAACAAATTACTAGAATTCGTAGTTTTTTAAACAAGGCTTCAGCCTATTTAATTTCATTAAGTTTTTTTGGTTTAATTGCGCTTTTTATTCTTGCAAATGGAGTTCAAGCCTGGGTTTATTACTTTGGCATGTTATTGCTGAGTATTTTTACGGCAATTTTAATTTTTTATTTATCAAGCAGTCCGCAAAGCGAATTCGGTTTATTAATGGGCAATCGTTGTTTCAGATATATCGGTTCTCGTTCTTATTCGATCTATCTCTATCAATTACCAATTATGATGATTATCGAACGAATTTTTCCTGTTGCTTCTTTATCAGGCGATCTATTCAGATCACTCATTTCTGTTCTGATTATTTTAATTGTTTCCGAGCTCTCTTATCGATTGATTGAAATGCCTTTTCGCCATGGATTTATTTTTCATTCAACGAAACTGGTATTCAATTGGAAAACGATTTTATCAATTGTCATAGCTGTTTTTGCTATTGGTGGCACAGCTTCTGGCTTTGTTTCTAAAAATGCTGTTCGTTCGAAGGATGCCGATCAGCTTCAACGAAAACTGAATAGGAGTTCGAAGATGATCGATAAGCAAAACAGTAAAGCTGTTCAAGAAAGAAAAAGTTCTTCTTCAACTGCTTCCGTTTCCAGCATTGCTGATTCGCATGAACAACAATTGGCTTCTATTTTTGGTACAAATAGCAAAAATATTCATAAGGTTGAATCTTTGAATATTACCGCAATTGGCGATTCGGTTTTATTGGATGTCGGCCCGGATATTCAATGGGTGATGCCCAAGACGATTGTTAATGCAAAGGTTGGTCGGCATACACTTGATGCAATCAATATTTTGCGACATTTAAAAAAAGAGGGAAAACTTGATCCGATTATTTTGATGATTATTGGAACAAATGGGGAGATTTCCGCACAAAATATTCAAGAGGTGCGTTCAATTGCTGGTTCTCGACAAGTATATTGGGTTAACTCTTTCTCTGGTGGCAAACCATGGGAAGGTCCTAATAACCAATTGTTAAACGAGGCATCCAAAAAAGATCGAAGACTACATATTATTGACTGGTACGATTCGGCTCGTTCTCATCCAGAATGGTTTTCTCCGGACGGAATCCACCCACAACGAACTGGAAACCGCATTATGACGACGATGATTATTAATTCGATTGCTTCGAATACGAAGTAA
- the rpsJ gene encoding 30S ribosomal protein S10, which yields MAERKIRIRLKAYEYRTIDASAAKIVETAKRTGAQVVGPIPLPTERTLYTILRSPHKHKDSREQFEMRTHKRLIDLVNPTDKTVDSLRKLDLPAGVAIEIKL from the coding sequence ATGGCAGAAAGAAAAATTCGGATTCGCTTGAAAGCTTATGAGTATCGTACAATCGATGCTTCAGCGGCAAAAATTGTTGAAACTGCAAAACGCACTGGTGCGCAAGTAGTTGGCCCGATTCCTTTACCGACTGAACGTACTCTATATACTATTTTACGTTCGCCTCATAAGCACAAGGATTCACGAGAACAATTTGAAATGCGTACACATAAGCGCTTGATTGATTTGGTTAACCCAACTGATAAGACTGTTGACTCACTTCGTAAGTTAGACCTCCCAGCTGGTGTTGCAATTGAAATCAAGCTTTGA
- the rplC gene encoding 50S ribosomal protein L3, with amino-acid sequence MTKGILGRKVGMTQVFTDKGELIPVTVIEALPNVVLQVKTPETDGYSALQLGVFDKRKIAANKPEQGHAKKASATPKRYVREIRDAQGDYKQGDQVKVDVFVAGEYVDVQGITKGHGFQGSIKRLGQSRGPMSHGSRYHRRPGSMGAIINKVFKGKLLPGQMGGDLRTAQKLLVAGIDPANNLILIKGNVPGANKSFVTIKSTVKPFKASAIKLGGTVGQEVKTEAKETVSAENNQAETKNDSASAE; translated from the coding sequence ATGACAAAAGGTATCTTAGGCCGAAAAGTCGGTATGACTCAGGTTTTTACTGATAAAGGCGAGCTGATCCCTGTGACTGTCATTGAAGCATTACCAAATGTAGTGCTGCAAGTTAAGACTCCTGAGACTGATGGCTATTCAGCTTTACAGCTCGGTGTCTTCGACAAGCGCAAGATTGCCGCTAATAAACCTGAACAAGGTCACGCAAAGAAAGCTAGTGCGACCCCTAAGCGCTACGTTCGCGAAATTCGTGACGCGCAAGGCGATTATAAACAGGGCGATCAAGTTAAGGTCGATGTTTTTGTCGCCGGTGAATATGTTGATGTTCAAGGAATTACAAAAGGACATGGTTTCCAAGGATCTATAAAGCGCTTGGGACAGTCACGTGGACCAATGTCCCACGGGTCTCGTTACCATCGTCGTCCTGGTTCAATGGGAGCTATCATCAACAAGGTCTTTAAAGGGAAGCTTCTTCCTGGACAAATGGGTGGCGATCTTAGAACTGCGCAAAAGCTTTTAGTTGCTGGTATTGATCCGGCAAATAACTTGATTTTAATCAAGGGGAATGTCCCTGGAGCGAATAAAAGCTTTGTTACCATCAAGTCCACTGTCAAGCCGTTTAAAGCAAGTGCAATTAAGTTAGGTGGAACAGTTGGACAAGAAGTTAAGACAGAAGCTAAGGAAACAGTCTCTGCAGAAAATAATCAAGCAGAAACAAAAAATGACTCTGCTTCCGCAGAATAA
- the rplD gene encoding 50S ribosomal protein L4, giving the protein MTKVALFKQDGTQAGEVELADSVFAIEPNEAVVTDAVLMQRASLRQGTHSVKNRSTVSGGGRKPWRQKGTGNARQGSIRAPQWRGGAISMGPIPRSYAYKLNRKVYRLALKSALSDKVSAKNFVIIDKLNFEKPSTKAIADSLTKLEATKKTLLVLDDTNENAKLSARNLPNVQVTTASGVNVYDLVKAQKVVIVQSAVKQVEEVLG; this is encoded by the coding sequence ATGACTAAAGTTGCTTTATTTAAACAAGATGGTACTCAAGCTGGTGAAGTTGAGTTAGCAGATTCGGTTTTTGCAATCGAACCTAACGAAGCTGTTGTTACTGATGCGGTTTTGATGCAACGTGCATCTTTGCGTCAAGGTACTCATTCAGTCAAGAATCGTTCTACTGTTTCTGGTGGCGGGAGAAAGCCATGGCGTCAAAAGGGAACCGGTAACGCTCGTCAAGGTTCGATTCGTGCTCCGCAATGGCGTGGTGGTGCAATTTCAATGGGTCCGATACCTCGTTCTTATGCTTACAAGTTAAATCGTAAGGTCTATCGTTTGGCTTTGAAAAGTGCTCTATCAGATAAGGTTTCAGCAAAAAATTTCGTGATTATCGATAAACTTAATTTTGAAAAACCTTCAACGAAAGCTATTGCTGATAGTTTGACAAAATTAGAAGCTACAAAAAAGACTTTATTAGTTTTAGACGACACGAATGAGAATGCAAAACTTTCGGCCCGTAACTTACCAAATGTTCAGGTTACGACGGCTAGTGGTGTTAATGTTTATGATCTTGTTAAGGCTCAGAAAGTTGTTATTGTACAGTCAGCTGTAAAACAGGTTGAGGAGGTATTAGGCTAA
- the rplW gene encoding 50S ribosomal protein L23 translates to MQARDVILRPIITESSMAGADRKVYQFEVNRKATKTDVKVAVANIFGVTVKKVNIANVRGKNKRMGRYQGLTRNRKKATVSLTADSKDIEVFQNKEEKK, encoded by the coding sequence ATGCAGGCACGCGACGTAATTTTACGACCAATAATCACTGAATCCTCGATGGCTGGCGCTGATCGCAAAGTTTATCAGTTCGAAGTTAATCGGAAGGCCACTAAGACTGATGTCAAGGTAGCAGTTGCTAATATTTTCGGTGTAACGGTTAAAAAGGTTAATATTGCTAATGTTCGTGGAAAAAATAAGCGAATGGGCCGTTACCAAGGGCTTACGCGTAATCGTAAAAAAGCCACTGTTAGTTTAACTGCTGATTCGAAAGATATCGAAGTTTTCCAAAATAAAGAAGAAAAAAAATAA
- the rplB gene encoding 50S ribosomal protein L2 has product MAIKTYKPTTNGRRNMSGFDFSVITKTTPEKSLLAKKSKTGARNAEGRMTVRHHGGGHKQQYRVIDFKRIKDDKTATVKAIEYDPNRTANIALLVYEDGVKSYILAPKGLETGTKVQSGPDADIKVGNALPLGNIPEGTLIHNIELKPGKGGQLARSAGTSAQILGKDDAGKYVIIRLSSGEVRMILATSRATIGEVGNAEHSLISWGKAGRSRWRGKTPHVRGSVMNPNDHPHGGGEGKAPVGHPSPMSPWGKKSYGKKTRDKKKPSTKFIVRGRKGK; this is encoded by the coding sequence ATGGCTATCAAGACTTATAAGCCGACAACCAATGGACGTCGTAATATGAGCGGATTTGATTTTTCCGTTATTACTAAAACAACGCCCGAGAAAAGTTTGTTGGCAAAAAAATCTAAGACCGGCGCCCGTAACGCTGAAGGTCGTATGACCGTTCGCCATCACGGCGGTGGACATAAGCAGCAATATCGTGTTATTGATTTCAAACGAATCAAAGATGATAAGACTGCGACGGTCAAAGCAATCGAGTATGATCCTAATCGTACTGCCAATATTGCTTTGCTTGTTTATGAAGATGGTGTGAAGAGTTATATCTTGGCGCCTAAGGGATTAGAAACTGGAACCAAGGTTCAGTCTGGTCCCGATGCCGACATTAAGGTCGGTAATGCGTTGCCATTAGGCAACATTCCTGAAGGTACTTTGATTCATAATATTGAATTGAAGCCTGGGAAAGGAGGCCAGCTTGCTCGTTCCGCTGGTACTTCAGCACAAATTTTAGGTAAGGATGATGCTGGAAAATACGTGATTATTCGTTTATCGTCTGGCGAAGTTCGCATGATTCTTGCTACTTCTCGTGCCACGATTGGTGAAGTTGGTAATGCTGAGCATTCGCTTATCAGTTGGGGTAAGGCAGGTCGTTCCCGTTGGCGTGGTAAGACTCCACATGTTCGTGGTTCTGTTATGAACCCGAATGATCACCCACATGGTGGTGGTGAAGGAAAAGCTCCTGTTGGTCATCCGAGTCCTATGAGTCCATGGGGCAAGAAGTCTTATGGTAAAAAGACTCGTGATAAGAAGAAGCCATCAACTAAGTTCATTGTTCGTGGACGGAAGGGTAAGTAA
- the rpsS gene encoding 30S ribosomal protein S19, whose translation MSRSLKKGPFADPSLLKKIDQLKGQSKKPVIRTWSRRSTIFPSFIGFTIAVYDGRKHVPVYIQDDMVGHKLGEFVPTRTFRGHAGSDDKKTGK comes from the coding sequence ATGAGTCGTAGTTTGAAAAAAGGACCTTTTGCTGATCCATCACTGTTAAAGAAGATTGATCAATTAAAAGGTCAAAGTAAAAAACCAGTCATCCGTACTTGGTCACGTCGTTCAACAATCTTTCCAAGTTTTATTGGTTTTACGATTGCTGTTTACGATGGCCGAAAGCACGTTCCGGTATATATTCAAGATGATATGGTTGGTCACAAACTCGGAGAGTTTGTTCCAACCCGTACTTTCCGTGGACACGCTGGTAGTGATGATAAGAAGACAGGAAAGTAA
- the rplV gene encoding 50S ribosomal protein L22, which translates to MAENVTSAKATAFQVRIAPRKARLVLDTVRGKSVNEAYAILKFLPNTGTEPVYKVLNSAVANAENNFALDRADLVIKEAYANEGPTMKRFRPRAKGTASKINKRTSHITIVVSENDKKGA; encoded by the coding sequence ATGGCTGAAAATGTTACATCTGCAAAAGCCACAGCTTTTCAAGTTCGAATCGCGCCTCGTAAAGCTCGATTAGTGCTTGATACCGTTCGTGGCAAAAGTGTTAATGAAGCTTATGCAATCCTGAAATTCTTGCCTAATACAGGTACTGAGCCAGTTTACAAAGTGCTCAATTCAGCGGTTGCAAATGCTGAAAATAATTTCGCTCTTGACAGAGCTGATTTGGTGATTAAGGAAGCTTATGCCAACGAAGGACCAACTATGAAACGTTTTCGTCCTCGTGCTAAAGGCACCGCATCTAAAATCAACAAACGTACAAGTCATATTACAATCGTCGTTTCCGAAAACGACAAGAAAGGAGCTTGA